One window of Paenibacillus sp. FSL K6-3182 genomic DNA carries:
- a CDS encoding nucleotidyltransferase family protein — protein sequence MKNWKPILISPEMEIIETMKVIDNSSLQFAVVVDDNNRLLGTVTDGDIRRGILKGRSLDSPIRVVMNEMPVYEKAGQKAYYYKALMKKRQLKQLPIVNHEKQIQYILFSEDIEGALQKENIVILMAGGLGNRLRPLTNDIPKPMLKVGDKPILELIIEDFKKFGFTNFILSVNYKKEIIKDYFQDGAHLGVSIKYIEENKRLGTAGALSLLPEKLDAPFFVMNGDLLTKINYEQLLDFHNETKSVATMCVREYEYQIPYGVIKTESHRLLSIVEKPIHKSFVNAGIYILNQEMLNYVPKEKFYDMPELFEKIMDQQKEVAVFPLREYWLDIGRMDDYEKANVDIKLQLNE from the coding sequence ATGAAAAATTGGAAGCCGATTCTAATTTCCCCTGAAATGGAAATTATTGAAACTATGAAAGTTATTGATAATTCTTCATTGCAGTTTGCAGTTGTAGTAGACGACAATAATAGATTGCTTGGAACAGTAACCGATGGTGATATTCGGCGTGGTATATTAAAGGGAAGATCCCTTGATTCACCGATTCGAGTTGTAATGAATGAGATGCCGGTGTACGAAAAAGCAGGACAGAAGGCTTACTATTACAAAGCGTTGATGAAAAAAAGACAATTAAAGCAATTGCCAATTGTAAACCATGAAAAGCAAATTCAATATATTCTGTTTTCAGAAGACATTGAAGGAGCATTACAAAAAGAGAATATAGTTATTCTAATGGCTGGAGGTCTTGGAAACCGTTTACGGCCGCTCACAAATGATATTCCAAAACCTATGCTTAAAGTGGGCGATAAGCCCATATTAGAATTGATTATAGAGGATTTTAAAAAGTTTGGATTCACAAATTTTATTCTGTCAGTAAACTATAAAAAAGAAATTATTAAAGACTATTTTCAAGATGGCGCACATCTAGGCGTTAGTATTAAATATATTGAAGAAAATAAAAGGCTTGGAACAGCAGGGGCTTTATCACTATTACCAGAGAAGCTAGATGCTCCTTTTTTTGTAATGAATGGTGATCTGTTAACCAAAATTAATTATGAGCAACTGCTAGATTTCCATAATGAAACGAAATCCGTTGCAACAATGTGTGTTCGGGAATACGAATATCAAATTCCATATGGTGTCATTAAAACTGAGAGTCACCGTTTGCTTTCCATTGTTGAGAAGCCAATACACAAGAGTTTTGTAAATGCAGGCATTTATATACTTAATCAAGAAATGTTAAATTATGTACCGAAAGAGAAGTTTTACGATATGCCAGAGCTGTTTGAAAAAATAATGGATCAACAAAAAGAAGTTGCTGTGTTCCCTTTAAGAGAATATTGGCTTGATATTGGAAGAATGGATGATTATGAAAAAGCTAATGTAGATATTAAACTACAACTAAACGAATAA
- a CDS encoding acetyltransferase, whose amino-acid sequence MNKPVILIGNGGHSTVLTEILLQQNRTIIGFTEKEVQENRFGLSYLGTDDIITTFQTTDIELVLCVGSVNVSSLRATIFNHFKQKGYTYASVIHEKAIVSPYAHLGEGVQLMAGTIIQSFTTIADNTIVNTSSSIDHNCYIGSHCHIAPGTTLSGSITVGSGTHIGAGVVIIQNVMIGSHVLIGAGSLVLKSVKDYSKVYGVPAKEV is encoded by the coding sequence ATGAATAAACCGGTCATTTTAATAGGGAATGGTGGTCATTCAACGGTATTAACGGAAATTTTATTACAACAAAACCGTACAATAATTGGATTTACGGAAAAGGAAGTACAAGAGAACCGCTTCGGTCTGTCTTATCTTGGAACAGATGATATAATTACTACCTTTCAAACGACGGATATAGAGCTCGTTCTTTGTGTAGGATCTGTAAATGTCTCATCATTGAGAGCTACTATATTCAATCATTTTAAACAAAAAGGTTATACGTATGCTTCAGTGATACATGAAAAAGCAATTGTATCTCCATATGCCCATCTAGGTGAGGGCGTTCAATTAATGGCTGGTACCATTATTCAATCTTTTACTACGATTGCCGATAATACAATAGTAAATACATCTTCGAGCATTGACCATAACTGTTACATTGGATCACATTGTCATATAGCTCCAGGTACAACTCTCTCAGGAAGCATAACTGTAGGAAGCGGTACTCATATTGGTGCAGGAGTTGTCATTATTCAAAATGTTATGATTGGAAGTCATGTATTAATTGGTGCCGGATCACTCGTGCTAAAGTCAGTCAAAGATTATAGCAAAGTGTATGGTGTGCCTGCTAAGGAAGTGTGA
- the neuB gene encoding N-acetylneuraminate synthase: MSQQTYIIAEAGVNHNGSFDLACALIDVAVSSGADAIKFQTFKTENLVTKQAKQASYQVENIGEETSQYAMLKKLELSYEQFNQLKLYCDEKKIEFLSTPFDKESVDFLVDKIGIHTVKVSSGELTNFPFVHYIATKQKPIILSTGMATMQDIHDALSFIAYGLAYPSGIVDLTAVRAFYKTDEAKKWLRQYVTVLNCTTEYPTPFSAINLTAMDQLRSDLQVDIGLSDHSEGIYVPIAAVARGAKIIEKHFTLSRLLPGPDHRASLEPEELKQMVTAIRVVEESLGDGNKKPTKSELITQTVARKSLVAAKRIREGEIFTEQNINVKRPGTGMSPLQYWSLLGETALKNYEADELINE, translated from the coding sequence ATGAGTCAACAAACGTATATTATTGCAGAAGCTGGTGTAAACCATAACGGTTCATTTGATTTAGCTTGTGCGCTTATCGATGTTGCAGTGAGTTCGGGGGCAGATGCGATTAAATTTCAAACATTTAAGACCGAGAATTTGGTAACGAAACAAGCGAAGCAGGCTTCTTACCAAGTGGAAAACATCGGTGAGGAGACTTCACAATATGCAATGCTGAAAAAGCTGGAGTTGTCCTACGAGCAATTTAATCAGTTGAAGTTATACTGTGATGAAAAGAAGATAGAATTTCTATCTACCCCGTTTGATAAGGAAAGCGTTGATTTTTTGGTAGATAAGATAGGCATACATACGGTTAAAGTCTCATCAGGAGAATTAACAAATTTTCCGTTTGTTCATTACATAGCTACTAAACAAAAACCGATTATATTATCGACAGGTATGGCCACAATGCAAGACATACACGACGCGTTATCGTTCATTGCTTATGGGCTGGCATATCCTTCAGGAATTGTGGACTTAACCGCTGTCAGAGCATTTTATAAAACGGATGAAGCGAAAAAGTGGTTGAGACAATATGTAACAGTCTTAAATTGTACGACTGAATATCCAACACCATTCTCAGCCATTAATTTGACTGCGATGGATCAGCTAAGAAGCGATTTACAAGTAGATATCGGTCTTTCTGATCATTCAGAAGGTATCTATGTCCCAATTGCTGCAGTAGCACGAGGCGCTAAGATTATTGAAAAACATTTTACGCTAAGTCGTTTATTACCAGGGCCAGATCACCGTGCATCCTTAGAGCCTGAAGAGTTAAAACAGATGGTAACTGCAATTCGAGTTGTAGAGGAATCGTTGGGAGATGGTAATAAAAAGCCTACGAAAAGTGAGCTAATAACCCAAACTGTTGCTAGAAAAAGCTTAGTTGCTGCTAAACGGATTAGAGAAGGCGAAATCTTTACAGAACAAAATATAAATGTTAAACGCCCAGGAACTGGAATGTCACCTCTTCAATATTGGTCATTGTTAGGCGAAACTGCTTTGAAAAATTATGAAGCAGATGAATTGATCAATGAATAA
- the neuC gene encoding UDP-N-acetylglucosamine 2-epimerase, translating to MIKRKICVVTGTRAEYGLLYWLMKEINSDQDLELQVIATGMHLSPEFGQTYKQIEADGFEIKEKIEILLSSDSATGVSKSMGLAIIGFADALVRLNPDLIILLGDRFEMLSVAQVALIQGLPIAHIHGGELTFGAYDDAIRHSITKMATWHFVSTEEHRKRVIQLGETPDRVWNVGAPGIENIKKLPLMDKKELYANLSLDKDKSFFLITYHPETNGESDGIHALLDALKTYSHLHLVFTKANADNGGRYINEAIEQFVRTHKNASLVDSLGQIRYLSAAMYADIVIGNSSSGLIEAPYLGTPTVNCGDRQAGRQRPSSVFDAELSKGSIIAAIEAALQFQEPYDQIFGTGNVSTKIISILKELPSYSVQKEFYDI from the coding sequence ATGATCAAACGTAAAATATGTGTCGTCACAGGTACACGGGCAGAATATGGGTTGCTTTACTGGCTAATGAAGGAAATTAATTCGGATCAAGATTTGGAGTTACAAGTCATTGCGACAGGGATGCATTTGTCCCCAGAATTTGGTCAGACCTATAAGCAAATCGAAGCTGATGGTTTTGAGATCAAGGAGAAAATAGAGATACTGTTATCTTCGGATTCGGCTACAGGAGTTTCTAAGTCAATGGGCTTGGCTATAATCGGATTTGCAGATGCGCTAGTACGTTTAAATCCAGATTTGATTATCCTGTTAGGTGATCGATTCGAAATGCTTTCGGTTGCACAAGTAGCACTAATACAAGGCCTACCAATTGCTCATATCCATGGTGGCGAATTAACCTTTGGTGCTTATGATGATGCGATTCGTCACTCCATTACGAAAATGGCAACTTGGCATTTTGTTAGTACAGAGGAGCACCGAAAGCGGGTTATTCAGCTTGGAGAGACACCTGATCGAGTATGGAATGTAGGTGCCCCAGGAATTGAGAATATTAAAAAGCTTCCTCTTATGGACAAAAAAGAGCTATATGCAAATTTATCACTTGATAAAGACAAGTCTTTTTTTCTCATTACCTACCATCCGGAAACAAATGGTGAGAGCGATGGTATTCATGCGCTTCTCGATGCGTTAAAGACATATTCCCATTTGCATTTAGTATTCACTAAAGCAAATGCTGATAATGGCGGTAGATACATCAATGAAGCGATTGAACAATTTGTTCGAACACATAAAAATGCAAGCTTAGTTGATTCGCTTGGTCAGATTCGCTATCTAAGCGCAGCAATGTATGCGGATATCGTCATTGGCAACTCATCTAGCGGATTAATTGAAGCTCCGTATTTAGGGACTCCTACTGTTAATTGTGGTGATCGACAAGCTGGACGCCAGAGGCCATCATCCGTGTTCGATGCTGAACTTAGTAAAGGTTCCATTATTGCAGCTATTGAGGCAGCTCTACAATTTCAAGAACCTTATGATCAAATATTTGGCACAGGGAATGTATCTACAAAGATTATAAGTATTCTTAAAGAGTTACCTTCCTACTCAGTTCAGAAGGAGTTTTACGATATATGA
- a CDS encoding LegC family aminotransferase, whose amino-acid sequence MNNQWKSIAQSIKDIHGNAAFTPLHEPTFSGKELEYVTDCIQSGWVSSVGKYVDDFEIKLAEYTGVERAVAVVNGTAALHIALKIAGVQANDEVFIPALTFIATANAVSYLQAVPHFVDVSERTMGIDPVKLEQYIQEIGEMKDSDLINKQTGRIIRAVVPMHTFGHPVEMDLLINVCERYNLILVEDAAESLGSYYKGKHTGGFGLVGALSFNGNKIMTTGGGGAILTNDVKLADYAKFLTTTAKMPHRWEYRHDEIGYNYRMPNINAALGCAQLEMMDTFVASKRRLTKQYEQLFEPVEGVQLFVEPPSGKSNYWLQTLLVDESKHSRDFVLDELNSEGVMARPIWTPLNELAPYSNCPKSDLFVTNQLNKRVINIPSTPLKGGNNDQT is encoded by the coding sequence ATGAACAATCAATGGAAAAGCATCGCCCAGAGTATAAAGGACATTCACGGAAATGCAGCATTTACTCCATTACACGAACCAACCTTTAGTGGGAAAGAACTGGAGTACGTAACAGATTGTATTCAATCGGGATGGGTTTCATCTGTTGGGAAATATGTCGATGATTTCGAAATTAAATTAGCAGAATACACAGGTGTGGAACGAGCTGTTGCCGTTGTTAATGGAACTGCCGCTCTACATATCGCTCTTAAAATTGCTGGAGTACAAGCTAATGATGAAGTTTTCATTCCAGCGCTAACCTTTATTGCAACCGCCAATGCAGTTTCCTATCTACAGGCAGTTCCTCATTTTGTTGATGTTTCGGAACGGACAATGGGAATCGATCCCGTGAAACTTGAACAATATATTCAAGAGATTGGTGAGATGAAAGATAGCGATCTCATTAATAAGCAGACGGGGCGAATCATTCGTGCTGTCGTTCCTATGCATACATTCGGACATCCTGTAGAAATGGATTTGCTAATTAATGTTTGTGAGCGTTATAACCTTATTCTTGTCGAAGACGCGGCAGAATCACTAGGCTCTTATTACAAAGGAAAGCATACTGGAGGGTTCGGGCTTGTTGGAGCCCTTAGTTTTAATGGTAATAAAATTATGACTACCGGTGGCGGTGGAGCCATATTAACCAATGATGTGAAGCTTGCTGATTATGCTAAATTCCTTACGACAACAGCTAAAATGCCACATCGTTGGGAATACCGTCATGATGAAATCGGATATAATTACCGAATGCCAAATATCAATGCTGCTCTTGGTTGTGCGCAATTGGAGATGATGGATACATTTGTTGCTTCGAAGAGACGATTAACAAAGCAATATGAGCAATTGTTCGAGCCTGTTGAAGGTGTACAATTATTTGTAGAACCGCCATCTGGGAAAAGTAACTACTGGCTGCAGACGCTGTTAGTGGATGAGAGTAAGCACTCTCGTGATTTCGTTCTTGATGAATTGAATAGCGAAGGCGTGATGGCAAGACCGATCTGGACTCCCTTAAACGAATTAGCTCCATACTCCAATTGTCCAAAGTCGGACCTCTTTGTGACTAACCAATTAAATAAACGAGTCATTAACATTCCATCCACTCCATTAAAAGGAGGAAATAATGATCAAACGTAA
- a CDS encoding NAD-dependent 4,6-dehydratase LegB, translating into MSTSGKVLVTGADGFIGSHVTEKLVELGYDVKAFVYYNSFNSWGWLDHSSYKTQFEVFAGDIRDPYGVKEAMKDCDKVLHLASLIAIPYSYHSPDTYIDTNIKGTLNVLQAARELDIAKVVHTSTSEVYGTAQYVPIDEDHPLQGQSPYSASKIGADQMALAFNRSFETPVAIIRPFNTYGPRQSARAVIPTIITQLASGARTIKLGALSPTRDFNYVQDTVNGFVSILNSDKALGEVINIGSNYEISIGETASIIAEVMGVEIEIETDEIRHRPEKSEVERLWANNQKAKELLGWEPNYGGIDGFKRGLKETIEWFTNPKNLSQYKADEYNI; encoded by the coding sequence TTGAGTACATCTGGGAAAGTTCTTGTTACAGGGGCAGACGGTTTTATAGGCTCTCATGTAACGGAAAAATTGGTAGAGTTAGGTTATGATGTAAAAGCATTTGTTTATTATAACTCCTTCAACTCTTGGGGGTGGCTCGATCATTCCTCCTACAAAACACAGTTTGAAGTTTTCGCTGGGGATATAAGAGACCCCTATGGAGTTAAGGAAGCGATGAAAGATTGTGATAAAGTGCTTCATTTGGCTTCTTTAATCGCAATCCCGTATTCCTACCATTCACCGGATACTTATATAGATACAAATATCAAAGGTACACTAAATGTGCTGCAGGCTGCACGTGAGCTTGATATAGCTAAAGTGGTTCATACATCAACGAGTGAAGTTTATGGTACTGCCCAATATGTACCGATTGATGAAGATCACCCCCTGCAAGGGCAGTCGCCCTACTCGGCTTCTAAAATCGGTGCTGACCAAATGGCATTAGCGTTCAACCGTTCCTTCGAGACTCCTGTAGCGATTATTCGCCCCTTTAATACGTATGGGCCACGTCAATCTGCACGCGCTGTAATACCGACTATTATTACACAGCTTGCTTCCGGCGCGCGGACAATCAAGCTAGGAGCCCTGAGTCCAACGAGAGACTTTAACTATGTACAAGACACTGTAAATGGGTTTGTTTCCATTCTGAATAGTGATAAAGCGCTTGGCGAAGTCATTAATATCGGAAGCAACTATGAAATTTCAATTGGTGAAACAGCTTCTATAATTGCCGAAGTTATGGGAGTGGAAATCGAAATTGAAACAGACGAAATTCGCCATCGTCCTGAGAAAAGTGAAGTGGAACGACTCTGGGCAAATAATCAAAAAGCGAAAGAACTACTCGGTTGGGAGCCTAATTATGGGGGAATCGATGGGTTTAAGCGTGGTTTGAAAGAAACCATTGAATGGTTCACGAATCCAAAGAACTTATCACAATATAAGGCAGATGAATACAACATATGA
- a CDS encoding 6-hydroxymethylpterin diphosphokinase MptE-like protein, protein MVKTLLDKNIELLSINTGHWIGEPKEKDIQHTSMNDQVLVLGSEFDESNKPNPNKRELIICVGINSIEEIETVIRTMSKESYLIIVEPNFSFFHLALNNQDLQLFNDSRVVLFADELNKFAFFLGNLLSSVFVYYMKSIKFYFTTYYREHGLNVSLELVKKAKETVKYKALLLGNSIEDSLLGFNQTMSNISCLLRSKDVSHLKNTFANKPAIIVSAGPSLNKNIAKLKDMKNKAIVIAVDTIASRLCNEGIIPDFICSVEREVETYTYFYENKQYPSETTLVGPMVLYPPIFEEFKGDIILPMREHVGEFNWIRKVFDIHGENYIETGNSCAHVAFGFAKHIGASPIVLVGQDLAFGSTTEQSHAGGTIYDNKVFTNQVFSEVEKSIVEGYYGDKVTTTDIWINFRLWFEKQIFDNKLFVINATEGGAKIANTIQMSLEEVLKNYCSEQIQPVKDVLKNKPSYPLSEEQMITVIHEQIKYFTEVKFKFENQKIEVSKMKIVVSPSDKEMQKMLKKLKKTDPLYGIITENWLLRHTLQPALLTTFWNLFDIENVLTSENFRRNKEIQVEFLTVSVFVISKIISILEESLNRFK, encoded by the coding sequence ATGGTTAAGACGCTATTGGATAAGAACATTGAATTATTATCTATAAATACTGGCCATTGGATAGGCGAGCCTAAAGAAAAAGATATTCAACATACGTCTATGAATGACCAAGTGTTAGTATTAGGCAGTGAATTTGATGAATCTAATAAACCTAATCCTAACAAACGGGAACTAATTATTTGTGTTGGTATCAATTCTATTGAAGAAATTGAAACTGTAATTCGAACCATGAGCAAAGAGTCGTACCTCATCATTGTTGAGCCTAATTTTTCTTTTTTTCATCTTGCATTAAATAATCAAGATTTACAACTATTTAATGATTCACGCGTAGTACTTTTTGCTGATGAGTTGAATAAATTCGCTTTTTTCTTAGGTAATTTATTATCCTCCGTTTTTGTTTATTATATGAAGAGTATTAAATTTTATTTCACAACCTACTATAGGGAACATGGATTGAATGTTAGTTTGGAATTAGTGAAAAAAGCAAAGGAAACAGTGAAATACAAAGCGCTATTATTAGGAAATTCTATTGAAGATAGCTTGCTTGGTTTTAATCAGACGATGAGTAATATAAGTTGTCTGCTAAGATCGAAAGACGTTTCACATTTGAAAAATACTTTTGCTAATAAGCCAGCGATTATTGTATCCGCAGGTCCATCTTTAAATAAAAATATTGCAAAGTTAAAGGATATGAAAAACAAGGCAATAGTTATTGCAGTTGATACTATCGCTAGCAGACTGTGTAATGAAGGAATTATTCCTGATTTTATTTGCTCAGTAGAGAGAGAAGTAGAAACGTACACTTATTTTTATGAGAATAAACAATATCCAAGTGAAACTACATTAGTAGGACCAATGGTACTATATCCTCCAATATTCGAGGAGTTTAAAGGTGATATCATTCTCCCGATGAGAGAACATGTTGGAGAGTTTAACTGGATCCGTAAAGTTTTTGATATTCATGGGGAAAATTACATTGAAACAGGCAATTCATGTGCACATGTCGCATTTGGATTTGCTAAGCATATTGGTGCTTCACCTATTGTTCTAGTCGGCCAAGATTTAGCATTCGGTAGTACAACGGAACAGTCGCATGCCGGTGGTACGATATATGATAACAAAGTATTCACTAATCAAGTGTTCTCTGAAGTTGAGAAATCGATCGTTGAAGGTTACTACGGTGACAAGGTTACTACAACAGACATCTGGATCAACTTTAGACTATGGTTTGAGAAGCAAATATTTGATAACAAGTTATTCGTCATTAATGCGACCGAGGGCGGAGCGAAAATTGCGAATACGATCCAAATGAGCCTTGAAGAGGTGCTGAAAAACTATTGTTCTGAACAAATACAACCGGTCAAGGATGTATTAAAGAACAAGCCATCGTACCCACTTTCTGAGGAACAAATGATAACAGTAATTCACGAACAAATTAAGTATTTCACAGAGGTTAAGTTTAAGTTTGAAAACCAAAAGATTGAAGTTTCAAAAATGAAAATTGTAGTGTCGCCATCGGATAAAGAAATGCAAAAGATGTTAAAAAAGTTAAAAAAAACAGATCCATTATACGGAATAATAACTGAGAATTGGTTATTAAGACATACGTTACAACCAGCTTTATTAACTACGTTTTGGAACCTTTTCGATATTGAAAACGTTCTAACCTCTGAAAATTTTAGAAGAAACAAAGAAATACAAGTTGAGTTTCTGACAGTTAGTGTATTTGTTATTTCAAAAATTATTTCTATACTCGAAGAAAGCTTGAACAGATTTAAATAG
- a CDS encoding flagellin, with protein MIINHNITALNTHRQLGANQAATSKNIEKLSSGLKINRAGDDAAGLAISEKMRGQIRGLDMGSKNAQDSISLIQTAEGALNETHSILQRMRELSVQSANDTNTDSDRKELQAEVKQLVTELDRIGNTTEFNTKKLLDGSAKGVAEAVTGTAKINNNSGVTIASAALDALTAAANTGSGKDGAYMIVKTGGTSTGSTFSVIGPDGKGASLAITVASTTITFTNDASSPLTAGLVISISDATANMKVGESMTFVFGKAEVAANDLGGSIMTQIGANAGQTAFISVGDMRASALGVKDIDISSKFGAATAIETVQNAMQKVSSQRSSLGAIQNRLEHTINNLGAASENLTAAESRIRDTDMAKEMMAQTKNSILAQAAQAMLAQANQQPQGVLQLLR; from the coding sequence ATGATTATTAACCACAACATTACAGCTTTGAACACGCACCGTCAATTGGGTGCTAACCAAGCAGCAACAAGCAAAAACATCGAAAAATTGTCTTCAGGTTTGAAAATTAACCGTGCTGGCGACGATGCAGCAGGTCTTGCAATTTCCGAAAAAATGCGTGGTCAAATCCGCGGTCTAGACATGGGTTCAAAAAATGCTCAAGACAGCATTTCCTTGATCCAAACAGCTGAGGGCGCATTGAACGAAACTCACTCCATCTTGCAACGTATGCGTGAACTTTCTGTTCAATCTGCGAATGATACAAACACAGATTCTGACCGTAAAGAGCTTCAAGCTGAAGTTAAGCAATTGGTAACTGAACTTGACCGTATCGGTAACACAACAGAGTTCAATACAAAGAAATTGCTTGACGGTTCTGCTAAAGGTGTAGCTGAGGCAGTGACGGGTACAGCTAAAATTAATAATAACTCTGGTGTTACTATTGCTAGTGCGGCATTAGACGCTCTTACTGCTGCTGCAAATACAGGTTCAGGCAAAGATGGCGCTTATATGATCGTTAAGACAGGCGGGACGTCTACTGGTAGTACGTTCTCAGTTATTGGTCCGGATGGTAAAGGTGCTTCACTGGCTATTACAGTTGCATCAACTACTATCACATTTACTAATGATGCGTCTAGCCCGTTAACTGCAGGACTTGTTATTTCAATTTCTGACGCTACTGCTAATATGAAAGTCGGAGAAAGTATGACGTTTGTATTCGGTAAAGCTGAAGTTGCTGCTAACGATCTTGGTGGTTCGATCATGACACAAATCGGTGCAAATGCTGGTCAAACAGCATTTATCTCGGTTGGTGACATGCGTGCATCTGCTTTGGGAGTTAAAGATATTGATATCTCTTCTAAATTCGGTGCTGCTACAGCAATAGAAACAGTACAAAACGCTATGCAAAAAGTTTCTTCACAACGTTCAAGCTTAGGTGCTATTCAAAACAGACTTGAGCACACAATTAACAACTTAGGCGCTGCATCCGAGAACTTGACGGCTGCTGAATCTCGTATCCGTGATACAGATATGGCTAAGGAAATGATGGCACAAACGAAAAATAGTATCCTTGCACAAGCTGCTCAGGCGATGCTTGCACAAGCTAACCAACAGCCACAAGGCGTACTTCAATTGTTGAGATAA
- the csrA gene encoding carbon storage regulator CsrA has protein sequence MLVLSRKSNESIMIGTNVEIIVLGVEGDNVKLGIRAPKEVDIHRKEIYMAIQAENRAAAINSVSIEDVTKFFKK, from the coding sequence ATGCTTGTTTTATCACGTAAAAGCAATGAGTCCATTATGATTGGAACAAACGTTGAAATTATTGTTCTAGGCGTAGAAGGGGACAATGTGAAATTAGGGATAAGAGCGCCTAAGGAAGTAGATATTCATCGGAAAGAAATATATATGGCTATTCAAGCTGAAAATCGTGCAGCAGCTATTAATTCTGTATCCATAGAGGACGTTACAAAGTTTTTTAAAAAATAA
- a CDS encoding flagellar assembly protein FliW, with protein sequence MSTEQTSYKFEQGIPGFEHLTQFIFEEVGDNLPMKLMKAGDEPSISLLVADPFLFYPEYEWQLPDHVKEELGINSEEEVEIWSVLTINTDFANATINLLAPIILNRRTLLGKQLILHDNTYSSRAPLNQT encoded by the coding sequence GTGAGTACAGAACAAACTAGCTATAAGTTTGAGCAGGGCATTCCAGGCTTTGAGCACTTGACTCAATTCATATTCGAAGAGGTTGGAGATAATCTGCCGATGAAGCTAATGAAGGCTGGTGATGAACCATCCATATCTTTATTGGTTGCAGACCCGTTCTTATTTTATCCAGAGTATGAATGGCAGCTCCCCGATCATGTTAAAGAAGAACTGGGAATCAACAGTGAAGAAGAGGTCGAGATTTGGTCTGTACTGACCATAAACACAGACTTTGCGAATGCAACAATCAATTTACTTGCTCCGATTATTTTGAATCGTAGAACGCTGCTCGGGAAACAGCTCATTCTCCATGATAATACATACAGCTCGCGTGCTCCGCTCAATCAAACCTAG
- a CDS encoding DUF6470 family protein, which translates to MQIPQIQIRTQDAALFIDADLGKQRIEQPAPTIEMEQIRPEQHFQTTKGRLEINQDRVYDALALGNNLETMSRIYSMASDIALKGIARIVQKGDQMASIHLGGNPIAEMAREWQRTFPEFDFVGEASYDNIDIEYIPGELTIDTTPGRVNYNVQVNKPIIEYERGKLDIYMSQYPKVEIIPPQIDQLI; encoded by the coding sequence ATGCAAATTCCTCAGATTCAGATACGTACGCAGGATGCAGCTCTTTTTATCGATGCTGATTTGGGAAAACAACGAATTGAGCAGCCAGCTCCTACAATTGAGATGGAACAAATTCGCCCGGAACAGCATTTTCAGACGACAAAAGGAAGGCTCGAAATTAATCAGGATCGCGTATATGACGCTTTAGCGCTTGGAAACAATTTAGAGACGATGAGTAGAATATATTCAATGGCTTCCGATATCGCTTTAAAGGGCATTGCACGTATTGTGCAGAAGGGCGATCAGATGGCATCGATTCATTTGGGAGGGAATCCGATAGCAGAGATGGCGAGGGAGTGGCAAAGAACATTTCCTGAGTTTGATTTTGTCGGGGAAGCTTCCTATGATAATATTGATATTGAATATATACCTGGTGAACTGACTATTGATACGACTCCTGGCAGAGTGAATTATAACGTGCAGGTGAACAAGCCCATTATTGAATATGAGCGCGGCAAGTTAGATATTTATATGAGTCAATATCCTAAAGTGGAGATTATACCACCACAAATTGACCAACTTATTTAG